Proteins encoded together in one Oceanobacillus iheyensis HTE831 window:
- a CDS encoding GerAB/ArcD/ProY family transporter: protein MEINLKVKPNLKIKTFYLFYIISFIQIGIGLLGLPRILYEHAKQDAWVSLLIGLGYLILIMYVMVVILRQYTNADILGIQVDVFGKWIGKFLGTIFILHMGIALFSLVITYAQIIRVFMFPTLHPIVTGILLVALMISGVLGGLKVIVGVTFVFFFSSIWLLLLLIPATFHLDYTHYLPLFQASLPELLEGARATTYSYIGFEILMLIYPFLENKKTVLKTSLISAVWTTMILLITTMIAIGFFSAEQLVLRDWSVLALFKIANFTFIERFDFIVVAEWIMVIIPNMILLMWALTFGFKRLYRIPQKATLYISSILILIGTVMVTDHYSIQRVIDFSSQVGFWLIFVYPLVLLPFVLVKSHWRKKNKGMKT from the coding sequence ATGGAAATTAACTTAAAGGTTAAACCAAACTTAAAAATAAAGACATTTTACTTGTTCTATATAATTTCCTTTATCCAAATTGGTATAGGTTTATTAGGTTTACCACGAATTTTATATGAACATGCTAAGCAGGATGCTTGGGTTTCTTTGCTAATAGGTCTTGGATATCTAATTCTTATTATGTACGTTATGGTGGTTATTTTAAGACAGTATACAAACGCTGACATTTTAGGTATTCAAGTCGATGTATTTGGAAAATGGATTGGTAAATTTTTAGGAACAATCTTTATCCTTCATATGGGTATTGCACTATTCTCTTTAGTGATTACATATGCTCAAATTATCCGTGTGTTTATGTTTCCTACTCTACACCCTATTGTAACTGGAATACTGTTAGTAGCTTTAATGATTAGTGGAGTATTAGGTGGGCTGAAAGTAATCGTTGGAGTAACTTTTGTATTTTTCTTTAGCTCCATTTGGCTATTACTGTTATTAATACCTGCTACATTTCATCTCGATTACACACATTACTTACCATTATTTCAAGCTTCATTACCTGAACTTTTAGAAGGAGCAAGAGCTACTACGTATTCATATATTGGCTTTGAGATTCTAATGTTAATTTATCCTTTTTTGGAAAATAAAAAAACCGTTTTAAAAACAAGTCTTATCTCTGCTGTTTGGACAACTATGATTTTATTAATCACCACTATGATTGCAATCGGTTTTTTTAGTGCAGAACAATTAGTGCTCCGGGATTGGTCTGTACTGGCGTTATTTAAAATTGCAAATTTCACTTTCATTGAACGTTTTGATTTTATTGTCGTGGCCGAATGGATTATGGTCATCATTCCAAATATGATTTTATTAATGTGGGCTTTGACATTTGGGTTTAAGCGATTGTATCGTATACCACAAAAAGCAACCCTTTATATAAGTTCCATTCTTATCTTGATTGGTACGGTAATGGTAACAGACCACTACTCTATTCAACGTGTGATTGACTTCTCATCTCAAGTAGGCTTTTGGCTAATATTTGTTTATCCACTGGTTTTATTACCATTCGTACTCGTAAAATCACATTGGAGAAAGAAAAACAAGGGGATGAAAACGTGA
- a CDS encoding ABC transporter ATP-binding protein, whose translation MFQIFIKLSWFFKHYWKRYLFAIISLIIASAIGLIPPKLVGTIIDHIQFETLTMQILVAVIIGYFLLLIIHYIISYLWDYTLFGGAVILERWMRSKLMNHFLTMTPTFFSKYRTGDLMARSTNDLKAISQTAGFGVLTLVDSSIFMLMIIAVMGFTINWPLTIAALLPLPVMAIVMNIYGGAIHRRFTEAQAAFGNMNNEVLESIRGIRVTRAFVQEQQEINNFEKMTEKVYQKNLEVAKIDALFEPTMKILVGLSYTIGIGYGAFFVFDNKLTLGDLVTFNVYLGMLIWPMFAVGELINILQRGNASLDRVNHTLAYEADVMDPQIPKNIDRVQTIKFDQISFQYPEASSLQLCNVNLNVKAGQTIGIVGKTGAGKTTLFKLLLRQYPDVQGNILISDEDIEDIPLGKIRDWIGYVPQDQMMFSKTIRENIQFGNPEATDKEIMRVLDLAHFAMDIDVLPKGLDTQVGESGITLSGGQKQRVALARAFIKDPEILILDDSLSAVDGKTEATILSHLKTERRNKTTFIAAHRLSAVSHADHIIVLDHGCVVEEGTHDQLMSQQGWYQGQYQQQQMEDKEV comes from the coding sequence ATGTTTCAGATTTTTATAAAGTTAAGTTGGTTCTTTAAGCATTATTGGAAAAGATATTTATTTGCCATTATTTCATTGATTATCGCTAGTGCAATTGGATTAATCCCTCCTAAATTAGTGGGGACTATAATAGATCATATTCAATTTGAAACATTGACTATGCAGATCCTTGTTGCAGTCATTATTGGATATTTTCTTCTGTTGATTATTCATTATATTATAAGTTATTTATGGGACTATACGCTATTTGGTGGTGCGGTTATTCTTGAACGTTGGATGAGATCAAAACTAATGAATCATTTTCTAACGATGACGCCTACGTTCTTTAGTAAATATCGAACGGGGGACTTAATGGCCCGATCAACAAACGATTTAAAGGCAATTAGCCAGACTGCAGGTTTTGGTGTCTTAACACTTGTAGATTCTAGCATATTTATGCTGATGATAATCGCTGTAATGGGCTTTACTATAAATTGGCCTTTAACCATTGCAGCACTACTGCCTTTACCAGTAATGGCAATAGTAATGAATATTTATGGCGGTGCAATCCATAGACGGTTTACAGAAGCGCAAGCGGCTTTTGGAAATATGAATAATGAAGTATTAGAATCCATACGTGGAATTAGAGTGACACGTGCATTTGTGCAAGAACAACAAGAAATAAATAATTTTGAAAAAATGACAGAAAAAGTGTATCAAAAAAATCTTGAAGTTGCCAAGATTGATGCATTATTTGAACCGACAATGAAAATCTTAGTTGGTTTATCGTATACGATTGGTATTGGATATGGCGCATTTTTTGTGTTTGATAATAAATTAACACTTGGTGATTTAGTTACGTTTAACGTTTATTTAGGTATGTTGATTTGGCCAATGTTTGCAGTTGGGGAACTAATCAATATTTTGCAGCGCGGTAATGCTTCTTTAGATCGAGTGAATCACACTCTAGCATACGAAGCAGATGTCATGGATCCGCAAATACCCAAAAACATTGATCGAGTTCAAACCATTAAATTTGATCAGATCAGTTTTCAATATCCGGAAGCAAGTAGTTTACAACTATGTAATGTTAATCTTAACGTTAAAGCCGGTCAAACAATTGGTATTGTTGGAAAAACCGGTGCTGGTAAAACAACGTTATTCAAGTTGCTACTCAGACAATATCCAGATGTTCAAGGAAATATATTAATATCTGATGAAGATATTGAAGATATTCCGTTAGGTAAAATTAGAGATTGGATTGGATATGTACCACAAGATCAGATGATGTTTTCCAAAACAATAAGAGAAAACATTCAATTTGGAAATCCAGAAGCAACAGATAAAGAAATAATGAGGGTATTAGATTTAGCTCATTTTGCAATGGATATCGACGTACTTCCAAAAGGATTAGATACTCAAGTTGGAGAAAGCGGAATAACTTTATCAGGAGGTCAAAAGCAACGTGTGGCTTTAGCGCGAGCTTTTATTAAAGATCCTGAAATCTTAATCTTAGATGATTCGTTATCTGCTGTAGATGGAAAAACAGAAGCAACAATTCTTTCACATTTAAAAACAGAAAGAAGAAATAAAACAACCTTTATAGCAGCTCATCGATTATCTGCCGTTTCACATGCAGATCATATTATTGTTTTAGATCATGGTTGTGTTGTTGAAGAAGGTACGCATGATCAATTAATGAGTCAACAAGGCTGGTATCAAGGACAATATCAACAACAACAAATGGAAGACAAGGAGGTGTAG
- a CDS encoding S1 family peptidase gives MDSKNNKNNHDIIDDDLYEEIDEEELHELVKEEQRKAIERSKNKKAAPKRPFPKWMFWVIAVAMTFNVLAFFPQIISIPAIDFLQTSSTLSQNKDIQAFKEAVVVVETDEGKGTGFSINQQGKILTNEHVVEGYDTVIVSFPELGLYEAEVVERYPEIDVAVLQTEDEEAFPYLTIDDQYQVSQSEDIRFIGNPLFFNGIANEGNIAGTVKLDSWDKEVMMIQAPVYRGNSGSPIINKAGDVIGVIFATLDHQSNGRVGLYVPISYFTEM, from the coding sequence GTGGATTCAAAAAATAATAAGAATAATCATGATATCATTGATGATGATTTATATGAAGAAATAGATGAAGAAGAACTTCATGAATTGGTAAAAGAAGAGCAAAGAAAGGCTATTGAACGTTCAAAAAATAAAAAAGCAGCCCCAAAGCGTCCATTTCCCAAATGGATGTTTTGGGTGATTGCTGTAGCGATGACGTTTAATGTTCTGGCTTTTTTCCCTCAAATCATATCCATCCCAGCAATTGACTTTTTACAGACATCATCTACATTATCACAAAATAAAGATATACAAGCATTTAAGGAAGCAGTCGTTGTAGTTGAAACGGATGAAGGTAAAGGTACAGGGTTTTCTATAAATCAACAAGGTAAAATCCTTACAAATGAACATGTAGTAGAAGGATATGACACTGTTATTGTTTCTTTTCCAGAGTTAGGCCTATATGAAGCGGAGGTAGTTGAACGCTATCCGGAAATTGATGTGGCGGTTTTACAGACCGAAGATGAAGAAGCGTTTCCTTACCTAACCATTGATGATCAATATCAAGTATCTCAAAGTGAAGACATTCGTTTTATAGGTAATCCACTATTCTTTAATGGAATTGCCAATGAAGGAAATATCGCTGGTACTGTAAAGTTAGATAGCTGGGACAAAGAAGTGATGATGATTCAAGCACCCGTCTACAGAGGAAATAGTGGTAGTCCGATAATTAATAAAGCTGGTGATGTAATTGGAGTGATTTTTGCTACACTAGATCATCAATCAAATGGTAGGGTAGGTTTATATGTACCTATTTCCTATTTTACAGAAATGTAA
- a CDS encoding beta-class carbonic anhydrase produces MLEFNKNFVENKSYESYSTNTYPNKRMVVFTCMDSRLLELLPKALDFKNGDVKMVRNAGAIIRDPFDSAMKSLLVAIYKLQADEVVIIGHHDCGMSHVDTKELKNEMIERGINKESIDVLANGGVDFDKEFQGFETVEESVSQGVNLVRNHPLLPEEIKVHGLVIDPGSGKVDVVTRDERK; encoded by the coding sequence ATGCTAGAATTCAATAAAAATTTTGTAGAAAACAAATCTTATGAATCATATTCTACAAATACATACCCTAATAAACGAATGGTTGTATTTACTTGTATGGATTCAAGACTGCTTGAATTATTACCAAAGGCTCTAGATTTTAAAAATGGCGACGTTAAAATGGTAAGAAACGCAGGTGCGATTATTCGTGATCCGTTTGATAGTGCAATGAAAAGCTTATTAGTAGCCATTTATAAACTACAAGCAGATGAAGTTGTTATTATAGGGCATCATGATTGTGGGATGTCACATGTAGATACGAAAGAATTAAAAAATGAAATGATTGAACGTGGAATAAATAAGGAATCCATTGACGTCTTAGCAAATGGTGGAGTTGATTTTGATAAAGAATTTCAAGGATTCGAAACAGTAGAAGAATCAGTTTCACAGGGTGTTAATCTTGTTCGAAATCATCCACTTTTACCGGAAGAAATAAAAGTTCATGGACTTGTAATAGATCCCGGTTCTGGAAAAGTTGATGTTGTAACAAGAGATGAAAGAAAATAA
- a CDS encoding spore germination protein produces MKRRFRSKNNNLFPLTIEELKKLLDKQYAHSSDLSFTVYEHEEQQIAVFYIQFSVDDIKLQNFLLETLLETKEKLTNRLALKRIPLSDGREYDDFEIILDYLIQGHVFIYFESENNILGYSIPNKIIRNLETTETESLVLGPKVAFTESLTTNINIIRYGLKSKDLVMEKHVIGRRDPREVRLIYIRSIANDTDINTFRQRIKALDVDFIDDTSVLTQYLEDNSTTVFPQFLITELPDRLIYNLSRGKIGVLSENSPNAIIAPSTFFSFFESTEDIYMRWNSASFIRILRFISFFISTLLTPIYVAAVTFHYEIVPTPVLITLGESRAAVPFPPIFEALFLELMIELLREAGARLPTKVGQTIGIVGGVVIGTAAVDAGITSNVLVIIVALSALASFTTPNYIMGTTARLIRFPMIVCAGLLGLIGIVFCTSYLLIHLIKLTSLGRPYFSPVYPFQWRDFNKSLFRSKPDTQQKRFLSYQPKDKYRFSILKKGFKRDIDE; encoded by the coding sequence ATGAAAAGAAGATTTCGATCCAAAAACAACAATCTTTTTCCACTAACGATAGAAGAATTAAAGAAATTATTAGATAAACAATATGCACATTCTTCTGACCTAAGCTTTACTGTTTATGAGCATGAAGAGCAGCAAATTGCCGTTTTTTATATACAATTTTCAGTAGATGACATAAAACTGCAAAATTTTCTGTTAGAAACACTTCTAGAAACAAAAGAAAAACTTACAAATCGATTAGCATTAAAGCGAATACCTCTAAGCGATGGAAGAGAATACGACGATTTTGAAATCATTCTAGATTATTTGATTCAAGGACATGTATTTATATATTTTGAATCTGAAAATAATATTCTTGGCTATTCCATCCCAAATAAAATAATTCGAAACCTTGAAACTACTGAAACAGAATCACTCGTATTAGGTCCAAAGGTCGCATTTACAGAATCTCTTACGACAAATATTAATATTATACGTTACGGTTTAAAATCAAAAGATTTAGTGATGGAGAAGCATGTCATCGGAAGAAGAGATCCTCGTGAGGTTCGACTTATTTATATCCGTTCGATTGCCAATGATACAGATATCAACACGTTTAGACAACGAATTAAAGCGTTAGATGTAGATTTCATAGATGATACATCTGTACTCACGCAATATTTAGAGGATAATTCTACAACTGTATTTCCACAATTTTTAATTACTGAATTACCAGATCGGTTAATCTACAACTTATCTCGTGGAAAAATTGGTGTATTATCCGAAAATAGTCCAAATGCGATTATTGCACCATCTACATTTTTTAGTTTTTTTGAGTCAACAGAAGATATATATATGCGTTGGAACAGCGCCTCCTTCATACGCATATTAAGATTTATATCATTTTTTATATCTACACTGCTTACACCTATATATGTTGCTGCAGTTACATTTCACTATGAAATTGTGCCAACACCAGTGTTAATTACCTTAGGAGAATCACGTGCTGCCGTGCCTTTCCCCCCTATATTCGAAGCTTTATTCTTGGAATTAATGATTGAGCTATTGAGAGAAGCCGGTGCCCGTCTCCCAACAAAAGTCGGTCAAACTATTGGTATCGTAGGTGGTGTTGTAATTGGAACAGCAGCGGTTGATGCAGGGATTACAAGTAATGTCTTAGTTATTATTGTTGCATTAAGTGCTCTTGCTTCTTTTACTACACCAAATTACATTATGGGGACTACTGCACGTCTTATCCGATTTCCGATGATTGTATGTGCGGGGTTACTTGGATTGATTGGAATCGTTTTTTGTACAAGTTACCTACTCATTCACTTAATAAAACTTACATCATTAGGAAGACCTTATTTTTCTCCAGTTTATCCATTTCAATGGAGAGATTTTAATAAATCTTTATTCCGAAGCAAGCCAGATACCCAACAAAAGAGATTTCTTTCTTACCAACCTAAAGATAAGTATCGTTTTAGCATTTTAAAAAAAGGATTTAAAAGAGATATTGACGAGTAG
- a CDS encoding ABC transporter ATP-binding protein, translating into MKGSTEKRLLKYALLYKKGIVIGLVCLIIAVALELAGPLIAKRVIDEHIVGVEGYWIEVSEQETDSVEYNNQYFKREDRVEGSNLSSTDTITLLQVGLSYYVFDEELPLTGKRSVNDNEITIESGEGEITAIGDKLSASEAYPFFEPEKRPIIMLLVLYMVLLVIAGVFQFFQTFLLQKSANQIVKQMRTDLFQHTQRIPIRYYIDQPAGSVVARITNDTEAIRDLYERVLSIVVTSLIYMGGIFVALFILDPTLAAMCLFIIPLLYIWMRVYKYFGTKYNKVVRKTISEINGNISEAIQGMTIIQAFNRQKKTKEEFEVLNNRNYKYQKKLIKLSALTSYNLVTVIKNLTLVGFIWYFGSASFDMTSVISIGMLYAFVDYINRLFEPASDIVNQLPLLEQARVAGTRVFELLDQNGEQVEVQSIPRYKGNIEFDQVIFAYKENENVLHNLSFSVHSGQTVAFVGHTGSGKSSIMNLLFRFYDPQAGTIRIDGIDTKDLSRQQVRSHMGIVLQDPFLFTGTIVSNVTMNDPNVSRDDAIQALQAVGASSFIERLPKGYDEPVTESGTTYSLGERQLISFARALAFNPAILILDEATANIDTETEQVIQRALEVLKKGRTTLVIAHRLSTIQQADHIIVLDHGTIKEQGNHDTLIKEKGYYYEMYQMQQGSLRANVS; encoded by the coding sequence ATGAAAGGGAGTACAGAAAAAAGGTTATTAAAATATGCGTTATTATATAAAAAAGGAATTGTTATTGGGCTAGTCTGCTTGATCATTGCTGTTGCTTTAGAATTAGCAGGTCCATTGATTGCAAAGCGAGTCATTGATGAACATATCGTTGGTGTAGAAGGCTACTGGATAGAAGTCTCTGAACAAGAAACCGATTCAGTTGAATATAATAATCAGTATTTTAAAAGAGAGGATCGCGTAGAAGGTAGTAATTTATCTAGTACTGATACTATCACACTTTTACAAGTAGGTTTATCTTATTATGTTTTTGATGAAGAGTTACCTTTAACTGGAAAGCGATCGGTAAATGATAATGAAATAACGATTGAATCAGGTGAAGGAGAAATTACTGCGATTGGGGATAAATTATCAGCTTCAGAAGCATATCCTTTTTTCGAACCTGAAAAACGACCGATTATTATGTTGCTTGTACTTTATATGGTTTTACTAGTTATTGCTGGTGTATTTCAATTCTTTCAAACATTCTTGTTGCAAAAGTCAGCAAATCAAATTGTAAAACAAATGCGAACAGACTTATTCCAACATACGCAACGAATTCCAATTCGCTATTATATAGATCAACCAGCTGGTTCTGTTGTCGCTCGTATTACTAATGATACTGAAGCTATACGAGATTTATATGAAAGGGTATTATCGATTGTTGTTACGAGTCTAATCTATATGGGTGGTATTTTTGTAGCATTATTTATTTTAGATCCAACTTTAGCAGCTATGTGTCTATTTATTATCCCGTTATTATATATTTGGATGAGAGTCTACAAGTATTTTGGGACTAAATATAATAAAGTAGTTCGGAAAACCATAAGTGAAATTAATGGGAATATCAGTGAAGCAATTCAAGGAATGACAATCATCCAGGCATTTAATCGTCAAAAGAAGACAAAAGAAGAGTTTGAAGTGCTAAATAATCGTAATTATAAATATCAGAAAAAATTAATTAAATTAAGTGCATTAACTTCCTATAATCTTGTGACAGTAATTAAGAATTTAACGTTAGTTGGATTCATCTGGTATTTCGGGTCAGCATCTTTTGATATGACGAGTGTTATTTCCATTGGTATGCTTTATGCATTCGTAGATTATATTAATCGATTATTTGAACCTGCTTCAGATATAGTCAACCAATTACCGTTATTAGAACAGGCAAGAGTAGCTGGAACTCGAGTATTTGAATTGCTAGATCAGAATGGGGAACAAGTCGAAGTTCAATCGATCCCTCGTTATAAAGGGAATATTGAATTTGATCAAGTCATCTTTGCGTATAAAGAGAATGAAAATGTATTGCATAATCTTTCTTTTTCCGTTCACTCAGGTCAAACAGTTGCATTTGTTGGTCACACCGGATCAGGAAAAAGTTCGATAATGAACCTATTATTTCGCTTTTATGACCCTCAAGCAGGAACGATACGAATCGATGGGATTGACACGAAAGATTTATCCCGACAACAAGTTCGCAGCCATATGGGAATCGTATTACAAGATCCATTTCTTTTTACAGGCACCATCGTGTCAAACGTAACGATGAACGATCCTAATGTATCAAGAGACGACGCCATTCAAGCTTTACAAGCTGTTGGTGCATCTTCCTTTATTGAGAGATTACCAAAGGGATATGATGAGCCAGTGACTGAAAGTGGCACCACGTATTCATTAGGGGAGAGACAATTGATTTCTTTTGCTAGAGCGTTAGCATTTAACCCTGCTATCCTTATATTGGATGAAGCAACTGCAAATATAGATACCGAGACAGAACAAGTTATTCAACGAGCTTTAGAAGTTCTAAAAAAAGGTCGAACAACGCTCGTGATTGCCCATCGTTTATCCACAATTCAGCAGGCGGATCATATAATTGTGTTGGATCACGGAACTATTAAAGAACAGGGAAATCATGATACACTGATTAAAGAGAAAGGTTATTATTACGAAATGTATCAAATGCAGCAAGGATCACTGAGAGCAAACGTTTCTTAA